In Streptomyces sp. 840.1, one DNA window encodes the following:
- a CDS encoding TAXI family TRAP transporter solute-binding subunit, with the protein MFPAALSRIGRRRSLRAGAALVVVLGLLLWWLLPLRDSAPTGSLSFSTGVRSGVYQRYGERLKGALAKDLPDVSIELQTSEGSQQNIARVATGKADFTIATTDAVATYLRDGKPGAERLRGCVRLYDDYIQLVVDRGSEIRKVSDLRGKKVAVGQPGSGVRLVADRLMTAAGLDPVKDVTAIPAGIDTMPKLLQDGKLDAFFWSGGLPTTAVADLSDRFAIRLIPLEDKLIKQLQAAGGSTRFYRSAVMPADAYRNAQQGQAVPTVAVANVLVTTDRTDAAMTEAFTRTVIDSRDRIGREVHAAQLVDLRTAIYTDPLPLHEGAKRYYRSVKP; encoded by the coding sequence ATGTTCCCGGCGGCACTGTCCCGAATCGGCCGGCGTCGCTCCCTGCGGGCGGGCGCCGCCCTCGTCGTCGTGCTCGGGCTGCTCCTGTGGTGGCTGCTTCCGCTCCGGGACTCCGCACCGACCGGGAGCCTGTCGTTCAGCACGGGCGTGCGCAGCGGCGTCTACCAGCGCTACGGCGAGCGGCTCAAGGGCGCGCTGGCCAAGGATCTGCCCGATGTGTCGATAGAGCTGCAGACCAGCGAGGGGTCCCAGCAGAACATCGCCCGGGTGGCGACGGGCAAGGCCGACTTCACCATCGCGACCACCGACGCCGTGGCCACCTACCTCCGGGACGGGAAGCCGGGCGCCGAGCGGCTGCGCGGCTGTGTCCGGCTGTACGACGACTACATACAGCTGGTCGTGGACCGGGGCTCGGAGATCCGCAAGGTCTCCGACCTGCGCGGCAAGAAGGTCGCTGTCGGCCAGCCGGGCTCGGGGGTGCGGCTGGTCGCGGACCGGCTGATGACCGCCGCCGGGCTGGACCCCGTCAAGGACGTGACGGCGATACCGGCGGGCATCGACACCATGCCGAAGCTGCTTCAGGACGGGAAGCTCGACGCGTTCTTCTGGTCCGGCGGGCTGCCGACCACCGCGGTGGCGGATCTCTCGGACCGGTTCGCGATCCGGCTGATCCCGCTGGAGGACAAGCTGATCAAGCAGCTCCAGGCGGCGGGCGGCTCCACCCGCTTCTACCGCTCGGCCGTGATGCCCGCCGACGCCTACCGCAACGCGCAGCAGGGCCAGGCCGTGCCCACCGTGGCGGTCGCCAACGTGCTGGTGACCACCGACCGTACGGACGCGGCGATGACCGAGGCCTTCACCCGGACCGTGATCGACAGCCGGGACCGGATCGGACGCGAGGTGCACGCCGCGCAGCTGGTGGATCTGCGGACCGCGATCTACACCGATCCGCTGCCGCTGCACGAAGGGGCCAAGCGCTACTACCGCTCGGTGAAGCCCTGA
- the miaB gene encoding tRNA (N6-isopentenyl adenosine(37)-C2)-methylthiotransferase MiaB, with protein MSSGNRSEAVDVRKSYEVRTYGCQMNVHDSERLSGLLEDAGYVRAPEGSDGDADVVVFNTCAVRENADNKLYGNLGRLAPMKTKRPGMQIAVGGCLAQKDRDTIVARAPWVDVVFGTHNIGKLPVLLERARIQEEAQIEIAESLEAFPSTLPTRRESAYAAWVSISVGCNNTCTFCIVPALRGKEKDRRTGDILAEIEALVAEGVSEITLLGQNVNAYGSDIGDREAFSKLLRACGRIEGLERVRFTSPHPRDFTDDVIAAMAETPNVMPQLHMPMQSGSDTVLKAMRRSYRQERFLGIIEKVRAAMPDAAISTDIIVGFPGETEEDFEQTMHAVREARFANAFTFQYSKRPGTPAADMEGQIPKEVVQERYMRLSVLQEEISWSENKKQVGRTLDVMVAEGEGRKDGATHRLSGRAPDNRLVHFTKPDQDVRPGDVVTVEISYAAPHHLLAEGAPVGVRRTRSGDAWEKRNAASAAKPAGVMLGLPGIGAPAPLPAASAPGCGCD; from the coding sequence ATGAGCAGCGGCAACCGGAGCGAAGCAGTGGACGTCAGAAAAAGCTACGAGGTGCGCACCTACGGGTGCCAGATGAACGTCCACGACTCCGAACGGCTGTCGGGGCTGCTTGAGGACGCCGGCTACGTACGGGCCCCCGAGGGCTCCGACGGCGACGCCGACGTCGTCGTCTTCAACACCTGCGCGGTGCGTGAGAACGCCGACAACAAGCTCTACGGCAACCTCGGCCGGCTCGCCCCGATGAAGACGAAGCGCCCCGGGATGCAGATCGCGGTCGGCGGCTGCCTCGCGCAGAAGGACCGCGACACCATCGTCGCCCGCGCCCCCTGGGTCGACGTGGTCTTCGGCACGCACAACATCGGCAAGCTGCCCGTGCTGCTGGAGCGCGCCCGTATCCAGGAGGAGGCGCAGATCGAGATCGCCGAGTCCCTGGAGGCGTTCCCCTCGACGCTGCCCACCCGCCGTGAGTCCGCGTACGCGGCCTGGGTCTCCATCTCCGTCGGCTGCAACAACACCTGCACCTTCTGCATCGTCCCTGCGCTGCGCGGCAAGGAGAAGGACCGCCGGACCGGCGACATCCTCGCCGAGATCGAGGCCCTGGTCGCGGAGGGCGTCTCCGAGATCACCCTGCTCGGGCAGAACGTGAACGCCTACGGCTCCGACATCGGCGACCGCGAGGCCTTCTCGAAGCTGCTGCGCGCCTGCGGGCGGATCGAGGGCCTGGAGCGGGTCCGCTTCACCTCGCCGCACCCGCGCGACTTCACGGACGACGTGATCGCCGCGATGGCCGAGACCCCGAACGTGATGCCGCAGCTGCACATGCCGATGCAGTCCGGCTCGGACACGGTCCTGAAGGCGATGCGCCGCTCCTACCGGCAGGAACGCTTCCTCGGGATCATCGAGAAGGTGCGTGCCGCGATGCCGGACGCCGCGATCTCCACCGACATCATCGTCGGCTTCCCCGGCGAGACCGAGGAGGACTTCGAGCAGACGATGCACGCCGTACGGGAGGCGCGCTTCGCCAACGCCTTCACCTTCCAGTACTCCAAGCGCCCCGGCACCCCGGCCGCCGACATGGAGGGCCAGATCCCCAAGGAGGTCGTCCAGGAGCGGTACATGCGCCTGTCCGTCCTCCAGGAGGAGATCTCCTGGTCGGAGAACAAGAAGCAGGTCGGCCGCACGCTGGACGTCATGGTCGCGGAGGGCGAGGGCCGCAAGGACGGCGCGACACACCGCCTGTCCGGCCGGGCCCCCGACAACCGCCTCGTGCACTTCACCAAGCCGGACCAGGACGTACGGCCCGGCGACGTCGTGACCGTCGAGATCAGCTACGCCGCGCCGCACCACCTGCTCGCGGAGGGCGCACCCGTCGGGGTCCGGCGGACCCGGTCGGGCGACGCCTGGGAGAAGCGCAACGCCGCCTCGGCCGCCAAGCCCGCCGGCGTCATGCTGGGCCTGCCCGGCATCGGCGCCCCGGCACCGCTGCCCGCCGCCTCGGCCCCGGGCTGCGGCTGCGACTGA
- a CDS encoding class III extradiol dioxygenase subunit B-like domain-containing protein codes for MLVAAAVCPCPPLLVPDVAAGAAPELDAARTACTDALGVLAASRPDLLIVIGPADLAGRGSHPEGATGSFKEFGVDLRVRLGRDLDTVAGRPLPASLAVGAWLLARTGWADAPVEALGVGESLEAARCADAGRALAARADRVALLVMGDGSACRTLKAPGYLDERATEFDAAAARALGAADTGALTALDEALARELKAAGRAPWQVLAGAAEGAGLDGRLLYDDAPYGVGYLVAAWS; via the coding sequence ATGCTTGTCGCCGCCGCTGTCTGCCCCTGCCCGCCCCTGCTGGTCCCCGACGTCGCCGCCGGTGCCGCGCCCGAGCTCGACGCCGCGCGGACCGCGTGCACCGACGCACTGGGCGTGCTGGCCGCCTCCCGGCCGGATCTGCTGATCGTGATCGGCCCGGCGGACCTCGCGGGCCGAGGGTCCCATCCCGAAGGCGCCACGGGTTCGTTCAAGGAGTTCGGCGTCGATCTCCGGGTGCGGCTCGGGCGGGACCTGGACACGGTCGCCGGGCGGCCGCTCCCGGCGTCGCTCGCCGTCGGCGCCTGGCTGCTGGCCCGCACCGGGTGGGCGGACGCGCCGGTCGAGGCGCTGGGCGTGGGGGAGTCGCTGGAGGCCGCCCGCTGCGCGGATGCCGGGCGGGCGCTGGCCGCGCGGGCGGACCGGGTGGCGCTGCTGGTGATGGGTGACGGGAGTGCCTGCCGCACGCTCAAGGCCCCGGGCTACCTGGACGAGCGCGCCACCGAGTTCGACGCGGCGGCCGCGCGGGCCCTGGGCGCGGCGGACACCGGTGCGCTGACCGCGCTGGACGAGGCGCTGGCACGCGAGCTGAAGGCCGCCGGCCGCGCCCCCTGGCAGGTGCTCGCGGGGGCAGCGGAGGGAGCCGGACTCGACGGCCGCCTGCTGTACGACGACGCGCCGTACGGCGTGGGCTACCTGGTCGCCGCCTGGTCCTGA
- a CDS encoding antitoxin, with product MGFMDNLKAKLSPAKEKVSDLAQQHGGKIDQGLDKAARTVDEKTKGKYSDKIVSGTQKAKDAVEKLSHKDGGTTPPAS from the coding sequence ATGGGCTTCATGGACAATTTGAAGGCGAAGCTGAGCCCGGCGAAGGAGAAGGTCAGCGACCTCGCGCAGCAGCACGGGGGCAAGATCGACCAGGGGCTCGACAAGGCCGCGCGGACGGTGGACGAGAAGACCAAGGGCAAGTACAGCGACAAGATCGTGTCCGGCACCCAGAAGGCCAAGGACGCGGTGGAGAAGCTGTCCCACAAGGACGGGGGCACCACCCCGCCCGCTTCCTGA
- the miaA gene encoding tRNA (adenosine(37)-N6)-dimethylallyltransferase MiaA, whose protein sequence is MRSPAPAPRVIAVVGPTAAGKSDLGVFLAQQLGGEVVNADSMQLYRGMDIGTAKLTVEERGSVPHLLLDIWDVTEAASVAEYQRLARTEIDRLLAEGRTPVLVGGSGLYVKGAIDALEFPGTDPGIRAALEAELAERGSGALHARLVAADPEAGRAILPSNGRRIVRALEVIEITGKPFTANLPGNDAVYDTVQIGVDVARPELDERIALRVDRMWDAGLVDEVRALEGRGLREGRTASRALGYQQVLAALAGECTEEEARGETVRATKRFARRQDSWFRRDPRVHWLSGAAEHRGELPGQALALVERAVTA, encoded by the coding sequence GTGAGAAGCCCAGCTCCCGCACCGCGGGTCATCGCCGTCGTCGGTCCCACCGCAGCCGGAAAGTCCGACCTGGGGGTGTTCCTCGCCCAGCAGCTCGGGGGCGAGGTGGTCAACGCCGACTCCATGCAGCTCTACCGGGGGATGGATATCGGCACCGCGAAACTGACGGTCGAGGAGCGCGGGTCCGTCCCGCACCTGCTGCTGGACATCTGGGACGTCACCGAGGCCGCCAGCGTCGCCGAGTACCAGCGGCTGGCCCGCACCGAGATCGACCGGCTGCTCGCCGAGGGCCGCACCCCGGTCCTGGTGGGCGGCTCCGGGCTCTACGTGAAGGGCGCGATCGACGCCCTGGAGTTCCCCGGTACGGACCCCGGCATCCGGGCCGCACTGGAGGCGGAGCTCGCGGAACGCGGCTCGGGCGCGCTGCACGCCCGGCTCGTCGCGGCCGACCCGGAGGCGGGCCGCGCCATTCTGCCGAGCAACGGGCGGCGGATCGTCCGGGCCCTCGAAGTCATCGAGATCACAGGCAAGCCCTTCACCGCCAACCTCCCCGGTAACGATGCGGTCTACGACACCGTCCAGATCGGCGTCGACGTGGCCCGCCCCGAACTCGACGAGCGCATCGCCCTGCGGGTCGACCGGATGTGGGACGCGGGACTGGTCGACGAGGTGCGTGCGCTGGAGGGGCGGGGGCTGCGGGAGGGGCGCACCGCCTCACGGGCGCTCGGCTATCAGCAGGTGCTCGCCGCGCTGGCCGGGGAGTGCACCGAGGAGGAGGCGCGCGGCGAGACGGTGCGCGCCACCAAACGCTTCGCGCGCCGTCAGGACTCCTGGTTCCGCCGCGACCCGCGCGTCCACTGGCTGAGCGGCGCCGCCGAGCACCGCGGGGAACTCCCGGGCCAGGCGCTGGCGTTGGTCGAACGGGCGGTTACAGCCTGA
- the dapF gene encoding diaminopimelate epimerase → MTTSQIDFLKGHGTENDFVILPDPDNALDLPASVVAGLCDRRAGIGGDGLLHVVRSAAHPEARAMADEAEWFMDYRNADGSVAEMCGNGVRVFAHYLQRSGAVEEGDLAVATRGGVKKVHLAKDGDITVSMGRAQLPAAGVTVTVGGRRWDARNVNMGNPHAVAFVDDLAHAGDLFCEPSFGPAEVYPDGVNIEFVVDRGPRHVAMRVHERGSGETRSCGTGACAVAVAAARRDAADPALTGTPVTYTVDLPGGTLVITEHPDGEIEMTGPAVIVAAGKIDPAWLETLNG, encoded by the coding sequence GTGACCACCTCGCAGATCGACTTCCTCAAGGGCCACGGCACCGAGAACGACTTCGTGATCCTTCCGGACCCGGACAACGCCCTCGACCTGCCCGCTTCCGTCGTGGCCGGGCTCTGCGACCGCCGGGCCGGCATCGGCGGGGACGGGCTGCTGCACGTCGTGCGGTCCGCCGCCCACCCCGAGGCGCGGGCGATGGCGGACGAGGCCGAGTGGTTCATGGACTACCGCAACGCGGACGGCTCGGTCGCCGAGATGTGCGGCAACGGCGTACGGGTCTTCGCCCACTACCTCCAGCGCTCCGGCGCGGTCGAGGAGGGCGATCTCGCGGTCGCCACCCGCGGCGGCGTGAAGAAGGTGCACCTCGCCAAGGACGGCGACATCACCGTCTCCATGGGCCGCGCGCAGCTCCCGGCCGCCGGAGTCACGGTCACCGTCGGCGGACGGCGCTGGGACGCCCGCAACGTGAACATGGGCAACCCGCACGCGGTCGCCTTCGTCGACGACCTGGCCCACGCCGGTGACCTGTTCTGCGAGCCGTCCTTCGGCCCGGCCGAGGTCTACCCCGACGGGGTCAACATCGAGTTCGTCGTGGACCGCGGCCCCCGCCATGTCGCGATGCGCGTCCATGAGCGCGGCTCGGGCGAGACCCGGTCCTGCGGCACGGGCGCCTGCGCCGTCGCCGTCGCCGCCGCCCGCCGGGACGCGGCCGACCCCGCGCTGACCGGCACCCCGGTCACGTACACCGTCGACCTCCCCGGCGGCACGCTGGTGATCACCGAGCACCCGGACGGCGAGATCGAGATGACCGGACCCGCCGTGATCGTCGCAGCGGGCAAGATCGATCCGGCCTGGCTCGAAACGCTGAACGGATAG